A stretch of Miscanthus floridulus cultivar M001 chromosome 13, ASM1932011v1, whole genome shotgun sequence DNA encodes these proteins:
- the LOC136500197 gene encoding uncharacterized protein, with protein sequence MLEQKFRLLRVANEQKVHFASQQFLGSVGAWWETFLAVELPDHPATWQEFSTAFHEFFIPTGVIHQKVTEFMELRQGSRTVMEYVNQFNHLAQYAGSQVDMDDKKKDRFFCGLTPVLQEKLYLGNYQTFGALMNAAITLEGFQWAS encoded by the coding sequence atgctggagcagaagtttcggctgctcaGAGTGGCcaatgagcagaaggtgcactttgcgtcccagcaGTTTTTGGGGTCCgtaggtgcctggtgggagactttcctaGCCGTAGAGCTACCGGATCATCCGGCaacatggcaggagttctccaccgccttccatGAGTTCTTCATACCTACTGgcgttatccaccagaaggtgaccgagttcatggagttgcgtcaggggagcaggacggtaatggagtatgtgaatcagttcaaccacttggctcagtatgctggtagtcaggtggacatggatgacaagaagaaggatcgcttctttTGTGGTCTCACTCCTGTTCTTCAGGAGAAACTATACCTGggaaactatcagacctttggggctctaatgaacgccgccattactcttgagggttttcagtgGGCATCTTAG